From the genome of Papaver somniferum cultivar HN1 chromosome 2, ASM357369v1, whole genome shotgun sequence, one region includes:
- the LOC113348856 gene encoding NAC transcription factor 25-like, whose protein sequence is MESTDSSSGSQQQQQQQQQPQLPPGFRFHPTDEELVVHYLKKKASASPLPVRIIAEIDLYKFDPWELPGKATFGEQEWYFFSPRDRKYPNGARPNRAATSGYWKATGTDKPILTSGGTQKVGVKKALVFYGGKPPKGIKTNWIMHEYRLIDNVASTSTTTMRPPGTTNISSTSKKNSTSLRLDEWVLCRIYKKNNSTQRPIDQNNKDDSSLMLDDMLSSVLRTSSTINGGGSSQVHMTNNKSQIIATSSSKGTTPNYSGLIENDDNNSFLEDLISDHHQLGSSSNSKHVNFSAVISAPTNMSTPCSLTLKRNLQSPYYNQSGNVNTSPSSKRMIFQPNSAHTNNNVVVGGGTDGSNTISTLLSQTAQFHHQQSVLGSLDDGVYRQSYHLPGMNWNP, encoded by the exons ATGGAGAGTACCGATTCATCGTCGGgctcacagcaacagcagcagcagcaacaacaacctcAGCTTCCACCGGGGTTTCGGTTCCATCCAACTGATGAAGAACTTGTTGTTCATTACCTCAAGAAGAAAGCTTCTGCTTCTCCTTTACCAGTCAGAATAATTGCTGAAATCGATCTCTACAAATTCGATCCTTGGGAACTCCCTG GTAAAGCGACTTTTGGCGAACAAGAATGGTATTTCTTTAGTCCAAGAGATCGGAAATACCCAAACGGTGCTAGACCTAATCGAGCTGCAACTTCTGGGTATTGGAAAGCAACAGGAACCGATAAGCCGATTTTAACTTCCGGTGGAACTCAAAAGGTTGGAGTAAAGAAAGCACTAGTTTTTTATGGTGGAAAACCACCTAAAGGAATTAAAACTAATTGGATTATGCATGAATATCGTCTCATCGATAACGTCGCTTCCACCTCCACTACTACCATGCGACCTCCTGGAACCACCAACATCTCTTCCACCTCGAAGAAAAACAGTACTTCTCTAAGG CTTGATGAATGGGTATTATGCCGGATTTATAAGAAGAACAACTCTACTCAAAGACCTATTGATCAAAACAACAAGGACGATTCATCGTTAATGCTGGATGACATGCTCTCATCAGTactaagaacttcatcaacaattaATGGTGGTGGTAGTAGTCAAGTTCACATGACCAATAATAAGTCACAGATTATTGCCACTAGTTCTTCAAAAGGAACAACCCCAAATTACTCGGGGTTGATCGAAAACGACGACAATAACAGCTTCTTAGAGGATTTAATATCTGATCATCATCAATTGGGTTCTTCAAGTAATTCCAAGCATGTCAATTTTTCTGCGGTAATTTCTGCACCGACAAATATGAGTACTCCATGCTCTCTCACTCTGAAACGAAACTTACAATCGCCATATTATAACCAGTCGGGAAATGTTAATACATCTCCATCATCCAAGAGAATGATTTTTCAACCCAATTCTGCTCATACAAACAATAATGTCGTGGTTGGTGGCGGTACGGATGGAAGCAATACAATTTCGACTCTGTTAAGTCAGACAGCGCAGTTTCATCACCAACAATCGGTTCTTGGGTCTCTGGACGATGGTGTTTATCGGCAGTCTTACCATCTACCAGGCATGAACTGGAACCCTTAA